AACCAGTCAAAACGGTCGGCCAGTCCCATGTTGATGGCAAAATCATGAATAATGGGATCGGAAAGGGGGCCGGTAGCAACCTTTTTCAGCTCCTCCCCGGTGAGTTGGCCGTCAATGGTATAGACCTCGATAGTCTCCACCTCATCAATGTGGATCTGGAGATGCTCAACGATCCTTCTTCTGACCTTTTCACCGAGGGCATCCCTGACACCCTCTTTAAAACCGATTTCTATCCTGTCTGCCATCTGTTCTCCTCTTATTTTATCACCTGTACCCATCTTCATAGCAAAATGCGTACGGCAAAGCAACCTGGTAGAGTACGATCAATAATTTTTGTTGACAATCCGGTAACCTGGGCATAAGAAAAAAATAGGAATCGGGTTTTTGCATCGCACATCCACATCGCAGACTGAAGCCTGTGGTTACATCATATATGAAAAACTTCTTTTATGGAAAGGAGTAACCTCAAAGATGTTTGATTTTAACTTTCATGAAGCCTTAATGGAGTTGGGTAAATTAATCCTCGCCGCTCTAATGGGAGGGGCCATTGGCTTTGAGCGAGAGTCTCACGGCCAGGCCGCTGGTATCCGTACCAATCTATTGGTCTCTCTGGGGGCGTGTCTGATGATGATGCTCTCCCTCCATATGGAAGAACTCTTTCGCCACCTCAATGCTTATACCACTGTGCGTCTCGACCCTGGCCGGATAGCTTCTTACGCCATTGCAAGTATGGGTTTTCTGGGAGCCGGGGCCATCATCAAAGGAAAAGGTTCCGTCAAGGGGCTTACCACTGCCGCTGGTCTCTGGCTGGTGACAGGTATTGGTCTCGCCGTGGGCGCCGGTTATATCTTCCCCGCCCTTTACTGCACGTTGTTGAGCCTTTTGATCCTCTATGCCCTCCGCATAAAGACGTTAGTCCCCCATGATGAATATACAATTCTTATTTTAAAATTCCGGGGGGTGCATCGTCATCTCGAGGAAATTAGAAAGATACTTTCCGCATACCACGAGTTCCACATCCAGTTTGTCAACTTCCAACAGAGTATTCCCTCCCGGACCAGGACCTATCGTTTGCGATTGCTCGGCAGGGAATCCAAGAACTGGGGAGATATTGTGAGAAAATTTCAGGAGCTTCCGGAAATAGAGGAAATCGCCTGGGAGGAGGGCGAGGTCCCGTAAAACAAAGTTGCCGGCAACGGCTCCTAAGCCTTACTCACACCTCTCCGTCCTACTCCTCAATAAGCGTACCCCCAGCCGAATACCTCCTTCAAGATACCCTGCATCTCTCCCAGGGTGGCGTCTGCTTTTGCCGCCTCGATAATGGCAGGCATTAAATCGCCTCCCTGCGGCCAGTTTTCGTCCACCCTCCTGGCCGCATCCCTCAGTCTTTCCAAGGCTGCCTTTGTCCTTGCATTGTTCCGTTGCTCCCTGAATTTCTTTACCCTTTCCACCGCCGTCTCTTCTATCTTTGGATCAATCTTGAATACCGGCACCTTTCGTTCCTCGTCAGAGACGTATTTATTCACTCCCACAACGATCCTCTCACCGTTATCCATCTCCTCGCGCCATTTATAGGCCGATTTTGCCAGCTCATCTTTAAACCAGCCCGTTTCCCAGGC
The sequence above is drawn from the Syntrophales bacterium genome and encodes:
- a CDS encoding MgtC/SapB family protein translates to MFDFNFHEALMELGKLILAALMGGAIGFERESHGQAAGIRTNLLVSLGACLMMMLSLHMEELFRHLNAYTTVRLDPGRIASYAIASMGFLGAGAIIKGKGSVKGLTTAAGLWLVTGIGLAVGAGYIFPALYCTLLSLLILYALRIKTLVPHDEYTILILKFRGVHRHLEEIRKILSAYHEFHIQFVNFQQSIPSRTRTYRLRLLGRESKNWGDIVRKFQELPEIEEIAWEEGEVP